From Pristiophorus japonicus isolate sPriJap1 unplaced genomic scaffold, sPriJap1.hap1 HAP1_SCAFFOLD_1357, whole genome shotgun sequence:
atctctgtaacctcctccagccctacaaccctccctatctctgtaacctcctccagccccgacacccctccctatctctgtaacctcctccagccctacaaccctccctatctctgtaacctcctccagcccctacaatcgtCGAAGctctctgcacttctctaattctgccctcctgagcaaccctgattataatctctccgcctttgttggccgtgccttcagctgcctgggctctaagctctggaattccctccctaaacctctccgcctgcctctcctcctttaagacgctccttaaaacctacctctttgaccaagcttttggacacccatTCTAATATCTCCTTGCGTGTCTCGGcgttaaattttgtttgaaaattgctcgtgtgaagcaccttgggacgtttttctatgtCAGGGATGCAAAATAAATCCAAATTGTTGTTGGACATCCAGCCCTGGATGAGCCAATCACTTCCTCCTCGCTAAACATTTCAAGCCACCGTTTTCAGCCCCTATACCCTCGCCACCAACTCCAGCCTGCTCCGTGACCACTGGCTCGGGCTGCATCAGACTGCTCGCGATCTCGGCATCCCACCACTAAAACCCACCTACTCCCCTCTCcgcaacatcgcctgtctccgtccCGATAGTGTGGtgtttagccgtggctcagtggggagcacactcgcctctgagtcagcaggttgtgggttcaagtcccactccagggacctgagcgcaCACATCAACGCTGACGCGCCatttgcagtgccgagggagtgctgcactgtcggaggtgctgtctctccGATGAGACCTTAAAGCGAGGCCCCCTCTACCCCCTtcgggtggccgtaaaagatcccgtggcactatttcgaagaagagcgggggagtcatccctggtgtcctgggcccaatatttatccctcaatcaacataacaaacaacagattgattatctggtcatgatcacattgctgtttgtgggagcttgctgtgcgcaagttggctgccgtgtttcccacattacaacagtttccCATGTTACATATTACAATAGCCAGGCCCAGTCGCTGCCGGAGGCCCATCAGGCTGAGCACCCCCTCGGCCTGCGAGCAGCATCGGAGCAGGCCCGGGAGCGGAAGGAACAGCGTGGAGGCCTAGCCCATCAGGCTGAGCACCCCCTCGGCCTGCGAGCAGCATCGGAGCAGGcctgggagcggaaggagcagtgtggtggcgaCCACTCCAGGGAGTAGCACGTGCCagagcaggagggcgacggcagtgaagaggggcatcaccaaggttcaggtcggtgattggaacatgggcaggtacagcaggagcgacgaggtcggggcgaaggaacggcgagagattgtagagggacgtgaccgggacccgggagaggcatgagttcggggcccagggggcagcacgggcccagcccacactgcgatatgtgtgcgcgcactaggtccgtgcagcagagctggtctccagttagtcctggttaacccttgccactggaccaagaccaagctctgtcaagccccgtgtggtggtttGTGTGTAACggtcactccacgttaaaaaaatccacgcacaggtatcttccacccttcaggatgtagttcgggacctggaatattaggtccttcattgaaacacctgtgaactttttgacgtggaagcaagtcatcctcgatttgagggactgcctatgatgatgattataacagtgcctatactccaaaagtacttcattggctgtaaagcgctttgagacatccagtggttgtgaatgcTCGCTCTTTGATGACTTATCCACCCATTGAGTCTCACTAACTTTGCATGGGGAGCAATTAATAGAGTAACGTTTACATAGGCAATTCCATTACCAGTGTAATTATAGCGTGACACGTTTACATAGGAAATTCCCATTATAAATGTATTAAAGTattatgtggcaaaatgtgaggttatccactttggtaagaagaataaaaaagcaaattataatttaaacagggagagattacaaaatgctgccgtgcagagggacctggggctccttgtgcatgaaacacaaaaagttagtgtgcaggtacagcaagtgatcaggaaggcaaatggaatattggcctttattgcaagggggatagagtataaaagcagagaagtcctgctacaactgtacagggtattggtgaggccacacctggagtactgtgtacagttttggtctccatatttaaggaaggatatacttgcattggacgctgttcagagaaagttcaccaggttgattccagagatgaggggcttgtcttatgaagaaaggttgagcaggttgggcctatactcattggagtttagaagaatgagaggtgatcttactgaaacatataagattctgagggggctggacagggtagatgcagagaggatgtttcccctcgtgggggaatcttgaactagggggcatagtctcagaataaggggccgcccatttaaaactgagatgaggaagaatttcttctctcggggtctttggaattctctgccccagagagctgtggaggctgggtcattgaatatattcaaggccgagatagactgatttttgagtggtaagggaataaaggattatggggagcgggcggggaagtggagctgagtccaagattagatcagccataatgtttttgatggcggagcaggatcgaagggccaaatggccgattcctgctcctctttcttatgttcttataattataGCGTGACACGTTTACATAGGAAATTACCCAATATAAATGTAATTATAGCGTGACGTGTTTACATAGGAAATTTTCATAAATGTAATTATAGCGTGACACGTTTATATAGGAAATTCCCATTATAAATATAATTATAGCATGAAATGTTTACATTGGAAATTTTCATTATAAATGTAATTATAGCATGACGTGTTTACATAGGAAATTTTCATAAATGTAATTATAGCGTGACATGTTTATATAGGAAATTTTCATTATAAATGTAATTATagcgtgacatgtttacataggaaATTTTCATAAATGTAATTATAGCGTGACACGTTTATATAGGAAATTCCCATTATAAATGTAATTATAGCGTGACATGTTTTATATAGGAAATTTTCATTATAAATGTAATTATAGCGTGACGTGTTTACATAGGAAATTTTCATAAATGTAATTATAGCGTGACACGTTTATATAGGAAATTCCCATTATAAATGTAATTATAGCGTGACATGTTTATATAGGAAATTTTCATTATAAATGTAATTATAGCGTGACGTGTTTACATAGGAAATTTTCATAAATGTAATTACAACGTGACACGTTTATATAGGAAATTCCCATTATAAATGTAATTGTAGCGTGACGTGTTTACATAGAAAATTTTCATTATAAGTGTAATTATCGCGTGACACGTTTGCGGTTTTTAATATTGCTGCCTGATTTCCGTTTGCGTTGCAGGAGCTGGCGGAGAAGTTTCTGGAAGGCCAGTTTGCCCTGGAGGTGTTTCTGGAGCAGTACAACGAGCGGCGCAAGCTTGCTCACCTCCGTCGCGTGCGCATCGAGAAGCTGCAGGAGATCCTGAGCCGGCCACAGCAGCCCGCCGCGACGGTGACCCCCGACCTGCcggagcccccccacccccaacccagccAACGCCTGCCCCAGCGGCCGCCCCCCCCCAGGCCGTCCGCCATCCAGCCCAGTCCAGCCGCCCATCCCGCTGCCCTGCCCTACAACCCCAACCCCGGCGTGGCGGGCGTCCCCCATCAGGTGATGTCCCCTTACCCCGCCATCGCCGGCGCTGCCCCACCGCACTTCTACCCCCAGCCCAGCCCGCCCCTGTGCCCCTACCCCGTCCAGGCCCAGTTTCCCGCCGGCCAGCCCCCTTACCCCACCTACCCCATGCCCATGTACAACTGTGGACCCTCCGGCCCTCCCCCGCTCCCGCCCCGGCCTGGGTACAGACAGCAGCCCCAGCCCGGGTACCACATGCCGCAGCCCTACTAGCCCCACCAGGGCGGGAAGGAGCACCCTGCTTACTGCCTTTGGGTGTCGcagtgtgttcgtgtgtgtgtgcgcgcgcgtgtgtaaATATTATACAGATTATAGTATTTATTTTGGCCCGGATTGAGCGTCCAAAGATATTGGCTGGGCGCTCGCTCCTGTTGGCATCCGATTCAGCTCCCCTTCCCTCCGGCAGCGTGGCGTGTTCGTTCTTCCTCATCACCTCACCGCTCGAGGGCTTCTCCTTGGgtatcagtcatggctcagtgggcagcactctcgtcctctgagtcagaaggatgtgtgtCCGAGCCGGTCGACACTgggcagtgccagtactgagggagtgccgcgctgtcggagggggcagtactgagggagcgccgcgctgtcggaggggcagtactgagggagcgccgcgctgtcggaggggcagtactgagggagtgccgcgctgtcggaggggcagtactgagggagtgccgcgctgtcggaggggcagtactgagggagcgccgcgctgtcggagggggcagtactgagggagtgccgcgctgtcggagggggcagtactgagggagcgccgcgctgtcggaggggcagtactgagggagtgccgcgctgtcggaggggcagtactgagggagcgccgcactgtcgtaggaggcagtactgagggagcgccgcactgtcgtaggaggcagtactgagggagcgccgcgctgtcggaggggcagtactgagggagcgccgcactgtcgtaggaggcagtactgagggagcgccgcgctgtcggaggggcagtactgagggagcgccgcactgtcgtaggaggcagtactgagggagtgctgcactgtcgtaggaggcagtactgagggagtgctgcagtgtcggaggggcagtactgagggagcgccgcactgtcgcaggaggcagtactgagggagtgctgcagtgtcagacgggcagtactgggggagagctgcactgtcggaggggcagtactgagggagtgtctgtctttcaaatgagattttCAATTGACCAGTCCCCCAGCCTTAAAAACCTTTTGAGGGTCGAGAATTGCAGattttgtgaagaagtgcttcctgacatcacccgtgCATGGTCTGGCTCTTAATTTTAGCGTAACGttgccttgttctggactcacccactgGAAGAAATAGTGTTTCTCTATCCACCCTGCCGAATCCTTTAATCATATTAAACACCTTGTTTAGATCGCTCATTAATCCTCTCGGAAAGTATACAAGCCTGCCCCCAACTGTCTGCATCATGCATGAGCCCATGTGGTGGGACCAGCGAGCTATTCGACTGTGAAAGCATCGCAACAGAGGCCGATGCTGCCTTCCATCGATTTTGTGTTGGTACTAGTCGGAGCACCTAATTTCTTGGGTGCTATTCTCCAACATCCTTATTATCCAGTACTCTATCCTCTCATACTCCTTCACGGGGAGGACTGATGGGCGTGTAATGAGATCTcctccctctctaacccaggggtcactggacagtgatcaggaacaggaacccttgctgatttcaccctctctctctaacccaggggtcactggacagtgatcaggagcaggaaccctggctgatttcccctctctctctaacccaggggtcactggacagtgatcaggagcaggaaccctggctgattttccctctctctctaacccaggggtcactggacagtgatcaggagcaggaactgtggtactgagggagcgctgttctgtcagaagtgccgtccttCGGTTGAGACATTgacccgagaccctgtctgccctccgcGGGACAGCTGCTTGTGAAAGCGCTACCATCTGCAGTCCGCTGTCACTTGGCCtttcctcacagtctctctctcgcctgttggAATTGAACTTAGTGAAGGGACAGTGACTCTCTGAGCTTTTCCTCTTCCTTCCTCCTCTCGATCAGCCTACCAGGTTATGGCCCCTCTGCGCAGTACGGTGCAGGTCACAGGCATGACTCTCACACCTGCCCCAGTCCCGTTTTGGACACCGACACCGATAGCGGATTGAGGACGAGCCACCTGCAGCAGCCGAATAGCCTGCTGacgcccgctcccccacccccccctggatACGCACGAGACCGGGGCTGGCCTCCCAGTGAGGGAGTGGCATGACCAGGGGGTATAACGGAGGAGAGAAACGAGTTTTGGACATGGATATCGGGGTGAGGCTGTGCAGCTCCCTGTAGCCGAATAGCCGGCTGGTCGCCCTCTGGTTTCCACGAGAGAGGGGGCTGTGCTCCCAGTGAGGGAGTGGCAGGGCGAAGGGGTGTAACCGAGGGGGAAACACGGGAATCTGGGTGAGGCTGCGCAGCACCTTGTAGCCGAACAGCCAACAGGCTCACTTGATGCCCTCTGGATTTGCCAAGAAAGGGGCTGGGCTACCAGTGAGGCAGTGGGAGGTCTAAGGGGTAGAACCAAAGAGCGTTTTGGGGTATCGGGGTTAGGCTGTGCAGTTCCCTTTGCTGACGCACGCCGCCTGGATTTGCATGAGACCGGAACTGCGTTCCCAGTGAGGGAGTGGGAGGACGACGCCTTTGGACATGAGTATCTGGGTGAGACTGTGTTGCTCTCTGTGGCCGAATAGCTGGCTGGTTGCCCTCTGGATTTGCATGCGACCAAAGCTGGGCTCACAGCGCCTGCAGCCCAGCGAGAGGGAGTGACAAGATGAGGGGTGCATCAAACACAGCGAGGGATACAGCAACCAATGGAAGTTACAGAACCACTACGCTGGTTTGATACTGATTGCCTTTTACAGCTTTCTAAATGCAGCGTTCACGCTGCAATGCTGGTTCCAGATGAATGTACTGAATATTTACACAGGTGATTATCTTCAGGGTTTGCTTTCTCTTAATTTCAAACTTTCCTGTGATTCTCTTACAAAGTATATGATTGTAAAATTAATTTGAATGATTCTGGAGTGGTATATATGAAATATATGTAAAAGATCAAAATCTTTGCCTTTGTATTAACCAATTAAAATTGTCTCTTGCCTTGTTTGTACAGTGTATGTATTCCCAACCCTGCGTTGAAATAAGCATTTGACAGGATTTTTATTAAAGGTGATGGGAATAAGATCCCCTTATTACACATACCCagagcagatacagagtaaaactccctctacactctcacatcaaatactcccagggcaggaacagcacgggctgagatacagagtaaagctccctctacactgtcccatcaaacactcccagggcaggtacagggggttagatacagagtaaagctccctctacactgtcccatcaaacactcccagggcaggtacaccaggggttagatacagagcaaagctctctctactcttcaccaaacactcgcagggcaggtacagcatgaggtagatagagagtaaaactccctctaaactatcccatcaaacactcaggacaggtacagcacgggttatataccgagtaaagcttcctcgacactgccatcaaacacttccaggacaggtacagcacggggttagatatagagtaaagctccctccacactctcacttcaaacactcccagggcacatacaccatgggttagaaacagactaaagctccctttacactattccatccaacactcccagggcaggaacagcatggttAGGGAGAGTAAGGCTCTCTATtgcctgtgccatcaaacactcccaggacaggttcaCCACGGGTTagagagcaaagctctctctacactgttccatcaaacactcccagggcaggtacagcacggggttagatacagagtaaagctccacctacactgtcccgtcaaacattcccagggtaggtccagcacggggttagatgcagagtaaagctatcTCTACACTCTCCGAtcgaacactaccagggcaggtacagcacggggttatataccGAGTAAATCTTCCtcgacactgtgccatcaaacactctcaggacaggtacaccacgggttagatacagagtaaagctccctctacactgtcccatcaaacactcccagggcaggtacagcacggggttagatacagagtaaagctccctctacactcccatcaaacactcccagggcaggtacagcatgggttagatacagagtaaagctccctctacactgtcccatcaaacactcccagggcaggtacagcacggggttagaaacagactaaagctccctctacactattccatccaacactcacagggcaggaacagcacggttaGGGAGAGTAAGGCtctctctacactgtgccatcaaacactcccaggacaggttcaccacaggttagatacagagtaaagctccctctacactgtcccatcaaacactcccagggcaggtacagcacggggttagaaacagactaaagctctctctacactgttccatccaacactcccagggcaggtacagcacggggttagatacagagtaaagctcccgctacactgtcccatcaaacattcccagggcaggtacagcacggggttagaaacagactaaagctccctctacactgtcccatcaaacattcccagggcaggtacagcacggggttagaaacagactaaagctctctctacactgttccatcaaacactcccagggcaggtacagcacggggttagatacagagtaaagctccctctacactgtcccatcaaacattcccagggcaggtacaacacggggttagatacagagtaaagctccctctacactgtcccatcaaacattcccagggcaggtacagcacggggttagaaacagactaaagctctctctacactgttccatcaaacactcccagggcaggtacagcacggggttagatacagagtaaagctccctctacactgtcccatcaaacattcccagggcaggtacagcacggggttagatacagagtaaagctccctctacactatttcatccaacattcccagggcaggtacagggggttagatacagagtaaagctccatctacactgtcccatcaaacattcccagggcaggtacagggggttagatgcagagtaaagctacctctacactctcCGAtcgaacactaccagggcaggtacagcacgggttagatacagagtaatgctccctctacactgtcccatcaaacacctcccagggcaggtacaccacgggttagatacagagtaaagctccctgtatactgtcccatcaaacactcccagggcaggtacaccacgggttagatacagagtaaagctccctgtatactgtcccatcaaacactcccagggcaggtacaccaggcgttagatacagagcaaagctctcaactcttccaccaaacactcccagggcaggtacagcatggggtagatagagagtaaagctccctctaaactatcccatcaaacactctcaggacaggtacaccacgggttagatgcagagtaaagctccctgtacactgtcccatcaaacactcccagggcaggtacagcacggggttagatatcgagtaaagcttcctctacactctcacttcaaacactcccagggcacgtacaccaTGGGTTTgaaacagactaaagctccctctacactattccatccaacactcacagggcaggaacAGCCCGGTCAGGGAGAGTAAGGCtctctctacactgtgccatcaaacactcgcaggacaggttcaccacaggttagatacagagtaaagctccctcaacactgtgccatcaaacactcccagggcaggtacaccacgggttagagagtaaagctctctctacactgttccatcaaacactcccagggtaggtacagcacgggtaagatgcagagtaaagctccctcaacactgtcccatcaaacattcccagggtaggtacagcacgggttagatacagagtaaagctccctctacactgtcacatcgaacactactggggcaggtacagcacggggttagatacagagtaaagctccctctacactgtctcatcaaacactcccaggacaggtacagcacgggttggatgcagagtaaagctacctctacactctcCGATCGAACActaccaggacaggtacagcacgggttatataccgagtaaagcttcctcaacactgtgccagcaaacactcccagggcaggtacaccacgggttagatacagagtaaagctccctgtacactgtcccagcaaacactcccagggcaggtacagcacgggttagatgcagagtaaagctccctcaacaccgtgccatcaaacactccgagggcacgtacagcacggggttagatacagagtaaagctccctgtacactgtcccatcaaacactcccagggcaggtacagcatgggtagatacagagtaaagctccctctacactgtcccatcaaacattcccagggcaggtacagcacggggttagatacagagtaaagctccctctacactgtcccatcaaacactcccagggcaggtacagcataggtagatacagagtaaagctccctctacactgtcccatcaaacactcccagggcaggtacagcatgggtagatacagagtaaagctccctctacactgtcccatcaaacactcccagggcaggtacagcacggggttagatacagagtaaagctccctattcagtgtcccatcaaacactcccagggcaggtacagcacggggttagatacagagtaaagctccctatacagtgtcccatcaaacactcccagatcagatacagagtaaagctccttcataCGTGCCTGATTTATTGGACACATATTTTCCTCATGACGTAGGTTAGTGTGTATAAAAGAACTATCCACACTGAGAAAGTGGATTGAATTGAACCTCATAGTTTCCATTCAGCTATAGTTACATTGGCAGGATATGAGTTTCAGTCTGCTCATGACTGCTTTCCTCCGTGAATTACTTTTAAAAATTTGAAATAGTAATTTATTCCTTGCGTTACATCTTGCTGTTCAGAATGTACTCCGGACAAATCTTCAATTGACTAGCGTCTGACCAAGCTTCTGTACTCCACAGTGTCAGCTgtccctcagtgggtagcacactcaccacagtcagaaagttgtgcattcaagtcccactcgaggcaCCTGAGCatgtaaatctcggctgacactcccagtgcagtattgaggtagtgccgcactgtcggaggggcagtactgagtgagtgctgcactgtcggaggggcagtactgagggagcgctgcactgtcggaggggcagtactgagggagcgctgcactgtcggaggggcagtactgagggagtgctgcactgtcggaggggcagtactgagggagtgctgcactgtcggaggggcagtactgagggagcgctgcactgtcggaggggcagtactgagggaacgctgcactgtcggaggggcagtactgagggagcgctgcactgtcggaggggcagtactgagggagcgctgcactgttggaggggcagtactgagggagtgctgcactgtcggaggggcagtactgagggagcgctgcactgtcggaggggcagtactgagggagcgctgcactgtcggaggggcagtactgagggagtgctgcactgtcggaggggcagtactgagggagtgctgcactgtcggaggggcagtactgagggagcgctgcactgtcggaggggcagtactgagggaacgctgcactgtcggaggggcagtactgagggagcgctgcactgtcggaggggcagtactgagggagcgctgcactgttggaggggcagtactgagggagtgctgcactgtcggaggggcagtactgagggagcgctgcactgttggaggggcagtactgagggagtgctgcactgtcggaggggcagtactgagggaacgctgcactgtcggaggggcagtactgagggagggccgcactgttggaggggcagtactgaaggagtgctgcactgtcggaggggcagtactgagggagtgctgcactatcggaggggctgtgctgagggagtgctgcactgtcggaggtgatatctttcagatgagacgttaaaccgaggccccgtctgctctctcaggtggatgtaaaaaatcccacggtactatttggaagaagagctggggagttatccccggtgtcctggggcaatatttatccctcaatcaacataacaaaaacagatgaactgatcattatcacattgctgtttgtgggagcttgctgtgcgcaagttggctgctgcgtttctcacattacaacagtgactacactccaatggtacttcattggctgtaaagcgctttgggacatccggtggtcaatgaaaggcgcaatataaatccaagtctgttccCACAGCCGTTCCATCTCCCCAACTTAAGCAGGTTATAAAACCAGCAGATTATCGCACAACTAATCTCGTGTCTGCCCCACAGAGtcacacagacggaggccattcggcccatcgtgcctgtgctggctctgtgaaaaagttctccaattagtcccactcccccctgccttttccccattgccctggaaatatttccccttccagtatttatccaatcccgcttttgaaagtcactattgaatctgctcccaccgccctttcaggcagcgcgttcccgatcacaacaactcgctgcgtaaacacatctctcctcatctccccctctgggtcttttcccaattaccttcaatctgtgtcctctggttacccaccctcccgacacaggaaactgtttctccttatttaatcgatcaaaacccttcatgattctaaacacctcgatcaaatctccccttaaccttctctgctctaaggagaacaatcccagcttctccagtctctctatgtaactgaagtcccacatccacggtaccattctggtcaatctccccttaaccttctctgctctaaggagaacaatcccagcttctccagtctctccatgtaactgaagtcccacatccctggtaccattctgggcaatctccccttaaccttctctgctctaaggagaacaatcccagcttctccagtctccccatgtaactgaggtcccatatcccgggtaccattctggtcaatctccccttaaccttctctgctctaaggagaacaaccccagcttctccagtctctccatgtaactgaggtcccacatccccggtaccatactggtcaatctccccttaaccttctctgctctaaggagaacaatcctagcttctccagtctctccctgtaactgaggtcccacatccctggtaccattctggtcaatctccccttaaccttctctgctctaaggagaacaatcccagcttctccagtctcttcatgaaactgaagtcccacatccccggtaccattctgggtcaatctccccttaaccttctctggtctaaggaga
This genomic window contains:
- the LOC139242500 gene encoding vacuolar protein sorting-associated protein 37C-like; the encoded protein is ELAEKFLEGQFALEVFLEQYNERRKLAHLRRVRIEKLQEILSRPQQPAATVTPDLPEPPHPQPSQRLPQRPPPPRPSAIQPSPAAHPAALPYNPNPGVAGVPHQVMSPYPAIAGAAPPHFYPQPSPPLCPYPVQAQFPAGQPPYPTYPMPMYNCGPSGPPPLPPRPGYRQQPQPGYHMPQPY